The following are from one region of the Penaeus chinensis breed Huanghai No. 1 chromosome 32, ASM1920278v2, whole genome shotgun sequence genome:
- the LOC125042520 gene encoding uncharacterized protein LOC125042520 isoform X3: protein MFSAYPSEELSNMSDEQPERENSPEFIEPGELPDELMEVFQDSDLGEDSNSGNRANALKLEHSGSSPRRLEDESSRVMEFEPPDEEPETKYRPQEPSKKLIEVGHSMESGMFGEKGIIEVDLLEMDDDDIDVSDSEIMKENSPRLPDNKTSEEETGSKSRLGEQSEGTLDVSHGSDPFDGSSGIIEVGLLDVKDEPLEYANSDDNDVDGDDEDEDDDDGDEDEDGNNTTMEEDPLHIDAEFLNMKSESPEPPKYSTKLSTAIMDGEHGEGGSSKLTSARRFTSKSYKQIKKFNLRSKKIKKPLKKSKAKLRVNRCSQCSCQRSNDEHRECSAHAQCSRSGHFDPLSCEICCPSVQALLDAETIDKDSEHWRKLKNRFLVATKWASRKNVPMNWLDEKLAHKLQIVKDPYHTSSTSAAPQVAVAEPKVSQDKLVDEKVNIPLHPQEYFSFSSTDESTGSNYGSRTNRRKRKKKRAAQCSCCLIPIREDGHRKCSAHASCTKSGIFNPQACRICSPHVKALLKAEAIDKKSVHWKALKGRFTNAKKWASRKGLVLKWGDDKLAHALQLNREYMRSKSEVSTASPAQQQSNISSSGTLQENQLSQDKFRDIVYQYVTEVLKEKCSEDLLQNLPAAHSSKASRGRGGKVGSFSPMPPSKRRRKISPHSALDHSLSAKEGSSSGLHHDTVHSSIPSSSFESAMPLPYPVTPDKPPAIGVLGEGTGNSLPGIWFPVPSDWNVSMVGGKLVATKPFVDENGAVSRQPIDNVEFQITRNSGNSVMKCRYVPSPDSSSYHSWEAAVNRLKQSLAEADQLFPDKHSNITVALSPTSNGLDINFHQEPSEVLTALGEEFVELWRSVADAYAPRMLSLPPGFTGVSSITGSSAYAQALRFLSAPPILMDDIPVHLRRPRIHYVEADGRTRKSALALSSVQAALAYGSDFAGRMAEKLQSDPELDAVSVIRLLQQQMLEAAQSLTFHIKDLLKQAIHFRLCLRKDTLPKVLESHHYKVVKGDPFAADIFGPALEKAMNLKPPPTTKD from the exons ATGTTCAGTGCTTATCCATCTGAAG AATTAAGCAACATGTCTGACGAGCAACCAGAAAGAGAAAACTCGCCAGAGTTTATTGAGCCCGGAGAGTTACCAGATGAATTAATGGAG GTATTTCAGGACAGCGATTTGGGCGAGGACTCAAACAGCGGAAATAGGGCCAACGCACTGAAGCTAGAACATA GCGGCTCATCCCCAAGGAGGTTAGAGGATGAATCATCAAGAGTAATGGAGTTTGAGCCTCCTGATGAAGAGCCTGAGACAAAATACAGACCACAAGAACCCTCAAAGAAATTAATTGAAGTTGGTCATAGTATG GAAAGTGGAATGTTTGGAGAAAAAGGCATAATTGAAGTTGATTTACTTGAAATGGATGATG ATGACATTGATGTGTCAGACTCGGAGATAATGAAGGAGAATTCACCGAGATTACCGGACAACAAAACTTCTGAAGAGGAAACAGGCTCGAAATCCAGACTAGGAGAGCAATCGGAAGGAACTCTCGATGTCAGTCAT GGCAGTGATCCATTTGATGGATCTAGTGGTATAATTGAAGTTGGTTTACTTGATGTAAAGGATG AACCTTTAGAGTATGCTAAttcagatgataatgatgtagacgGGGACGATGaggatgaagacgacgacgatggagacgaggacgaggatggaAACAATACCACGATGGAGGAAGACCCGCTCCACATCGATGCAGAGTTCCTCAACATGAAAAGTGAATCGCCTGAACCACCCAAGTATTCTACCAAG CTATCTACAGCTATTATGGATGGTGAGCATGGAGAGGGTGGTTCATCTAAGCTGACCTCTGCACGTAGATTTACCTCAAAGTCatacaagcaaataaaaaagttCAACTTGCGGTCTAAGAAGATTAAAAAGCCACTGAAGAAGTCTAAGGCAAAGTTGAGAGTGAACCGGTGCTCCCAATGTTCTTGCCAGAGGAGTAATGATGAACACCGTGAGTGTTCGGCTCATGCACAGTGCTCCAGAAGTGGGCACTTTGATCCTTTGTCATGTGAAATCTGCTGTCCCAGTGTTCAGGCACTGCTGGATGCAGAGACAATTGATAAGGACTCTGAACACTGGAGGAAGCTGAAGAATCGGTTCCTAGTTGCAACAAAATGGGCTTCTAGAAAGAATGTTCCCATGAACTGGCTGGATGAAAAGCTAGCACACAAACTGCAGATTGTCAAGGATCCTTATCACACCAGCAGCACAAGTGCAGCACCACAAGTAGCAGTTGCTGAACCCAAAGTATCACAGGACAAGCTCGTGGATGAAAAAGTAAACATTCCACTCCATCCACAAGAGTACTTTTCGTTCTCTTCCACAGATGAGTCCACAGGGTCAAATTATGGTTCTCGtacaaataggagaaagagaaagaaaaagagagctgcGCAGTGCTCTTGTTGCTTAATACCAATCAGAGAAGATGGGCATCGTAAGTGCTCAGCTCACGCTTCCTGCACAAAGTCTGGAATCTTTAACCCTCAGGCTTGTCGTATATGTTCACCACATGTTAAGGCTTTACTTAAAGCAGAGGCAATTGACAAGAAATCTGTCCATTGGAAGGCATTAAAGGGTCGCTTCACTAATGCAAAAAAGTGGGCTTCAAGGAAGGGTCTTGTTTTGAAATGGGGAGATGACAAGCTAGCACATGCACTCCAGTTGAATAGAGAGTACATGCGATCAAAGAGTGAGGTTTCCACAGCTTCTCCTGCTCAACAACAATCCAACATTTCCAGTTCCGGCACTCTTCAAGAGAACCAATTATCTCAGGACAAATTCAGGGATATAGTATATCAATATGTCACCGAGGTTCTCAAGGAGAAGTGCAGTGAAGACCTCTTACAAAACTTGCCTGCAGCTCATTCTTCCAAAGCGtccaggggtagggggggtaaggTTGGATCTTTCTCACCTATGCCACCatctaaaaggagaagaaagatttcTCCTCATTCTGCATTAGACCACTCTCTGTCAGCAAAGGAAGGGTCATCTTCTGGTTTACATCATGACACTGtacattcctccattccttcatcttcctttgaGTCAGCTATGCCTCTTCCATATCCGGTAACCCCAGATAAACCACCTGCCATAGGTGTGCTTGGAGAGGGTACAGGTAATTCGCTTCCGGGTATATGGTTTCCAGTGCCATCAGATTGGAATGTTAGTATGGTTGGTGGCAAACTGGTTGCTACTAAACCATTTGTGGATGAAAATGGTGCAGTATCTCGCCAACCAATTGATAATGTTGAGTTTCAAATCACCCGGAACTCGGGGAACAGTGTCATGAAATGCAGATATGTTCCCTCTCCAGACAGCAGTTCTTATCATTCGTGGGAGGCGGCAGTGAACAGGCTGAAGCAGTCTTTGGCTGAAGCAGATCAGCTTTTTCCGGATAAACATTCCAACATTACTGTAGCTCTGTCTCCCACATCTAATGGACTAGATATAAATTTTCATCAAGAGCCCTCTGAAGTATTAACAGCACTTGGAGAAGAGTTTGTAGAGCTGTGGAGATCTGTAGCGGATGCATATGCACCCAGGATGCTGTCTCTGCCTCCAGGATTTACAGGGGTGAGTTCCATCACTGGGTCATCAGCGTATGCACAGGCACTTCGATTCCTGTCTGCTCCTCCCATCCTAATGGATGACATTCCCGTGCACCTACGTCGGCCTCGGATTCATTATGTTGAGGCGGATGGGAGAACTCGGAAATCAGCATTAGCTTTGAGTTCAGTTCAGGCTGCTTTGGCATATGGCTCCGACTTTGCTGGCAGGATGGCAGAGAAATTACAGTCGGATCCTGAGCTGGATGCAGTATCTGTGATTCGCCTTTTGCAACAGCAAATGCTAGAAGCAGCACAGTCATTGACATTCCACATCAAGGACCTTCTTAAACAAGCAATTCACTTTCGACTTTGTCTGCGTAAGGATACGCTGCCGAAAGTACTTGAAAGCCATCATTATAAGGTCGTGAAGGGGGATCCCTTTGCAGCAGATATTTTTGGGCCAGCTTTAGAAAAAGCTATGAATCTCAAACCACCACCCACAACAAAAGACTAG